In Glycine max cultivar Williams 82 chromosome 7, Glycine_max_v4.0, whole genome shotgun sequence, a single window of DNA contains:
- the LOC100803880 gene encoding tropinone reductase homolog, which yields MAETKLSMMKDKRWSLRGMTALVTGATRGIGHAIVEELADFGATVHICARNQDDIDKCLEEWKNEGLNVTGSVCDLQCSDQRIRLMEVVGSIFHGKLNILVNNAGRCIAKTILDSTAEDISTTMGTNFESAYHLCQLAHPLLRESGYGSVVFISSTAGLRGFPFFSAYAASKGAMNQFTKNLAFEWAKDNIRGNAVASGPVMTVLMEGVMNSSEVSDVVNAATSQSLVGRMGEAKQISALVAFLCLPVASYITGQVICVDGGLTT from the exons ATGGCTGAAACAAAGTTGAGCATGATGAAGGACAAAAGATGGTCACTCCGTGGAATGACTGCTCTCGTCACAGGAGCCACCCGAGGCATAGG GCATGCCATTGTTGAAGAATTGGCAGACTTTGGAGCAACTGTTCATATATGTGCACGTAATCAAGATGATATTGATAAGTGTTTAGAAGAGTGGAAAAACGAGGGACTTAATGTGACTGGCTCAGTATGTGATTTACAATGTTCTGACCAACGTATAAGATTAATGGAAGTTGTTGGCTCCATCTTTCACGGAAAGCTCAACATACTA GTGAACAATGCTGGAAGATGTATAGCAAAGACAATATTGGATTCCACTGCGGAAGATATATCAACCACTATGGGCACCAATTTTGAGTCAGCTTATCATTTGTGTCAACTTGCACACCCACTTCTAAGAGAATCTGGGTACGGGAGCGTAGTATTTATTTCTTCCACTGCAGGTTTAAggggttttccctttttttctgCTTATGCAGCCTCTAAAG GAGCCATGAATCAATTCACCAAAAACTTAGCATTTGAATGGGCAAAGGATAATATCCGTGGAAATGCTGTCGCATCTGGACCTGTTATGACTGTCCTTATGGAGGGTGTCATG AATTCTTCAGAAGTGAGCGACGTTGTGAATGCAGCAACGTCTCAATCACTTGTTGGTCGCATGGGAGAAGCTAAACAGATATCAGCATTAGTTGCTTTTCTTTGCCTTCCGGTTGCATCATACATCACTGGACAAGTTATATGTGTTGATGGGGGTCTCACAACTTAA
- the LOC100817405 gene encoding tropinone reductase homolog At5g06060, translated as MAETKLSFKDKRWSLHGMTALVTGATRGIGHAIVEELAEFGAAVHICARNQDDIDKCLEEWKGKGLTVTGSVCDLQCSDQRKRLMEILSSIFHGKLNILVNNAATTITKKIIDYTAEDISTIMGTNFESVYHLTQLAHPLLKESGQGSIVSISSIAGLKALPVFSVYAASKGAMNQFTKNLALEWAKDNIRANAVAPGPVMTKLLDSIMNSSGGDESVDGIVSQTLVGRMGEAKEISALVAFLCLPAVGVSQLSLLLFIWLLNKILVFFLYRLSFFRPNHAWYIVGWICQLFLNI; from the exons ATGGCTGAAACAAAGTTGAGCTTTAAGGACAAAAGATGGTCACTCCATGGGATGACTGCTCTAGTCACAGGAGCTACCCGAGGCATAGG GCATGCCATTGTTGAAGAATTGGCAGAATTTGGGGCAGCTGTTCATATTTGTGCACGGAACCAAGATGATATTGATAAATGTTTGGAAGAGTGGAAAGGCAAGGGACTTACTGTGACGGGTTCAGTATGTGATTTACAATGTTCTGACCAACGCAAAAGATTAATGGAAATTCTTTCCTCCATCTTCCACGGAAAGCTCAATATTTTA GTGAACAATGCTGCGACAACtataacaaagaaaataatagattACACTGCAGAAGATATATCAACCATAATGGGTACTAATTTTGAGTCCGTTTATCATTTGACTCAACTTGCACACCCGCTTCTAAAAGAATCTGGACAAGGAAGCATAGTATCTATTTCGTCCATTGCAGGTTTAAAAGCCCTTCCCGTTTTCTCTGTTTATGCAGCTTCCAAag GAGCCATGAATCAATTCACCAAAAACTTAGCATTGGAATGGGCAAAGGATAATATTCGTGCAAATGCTGTGGCACCTGGACCTGTTATGACAAAACTTTTGGACTCTATCATG AATTCTTCTGGAGGGGATGAGTCTGTGGATGGAATAGTGTCTCAAACACTTGTTGGTCGCATGGGAGAAGCTAAAGAGATATCAGCATTAGTTGCTTTTCTTTGCCTTCCAGCTGTGGGGGTTTCACAACTTAGTTTGCTGCTATTCATTTGGCTGCTGAATAAAATTCTAGTGTTCTTTCTCTACCGTTTGAGTTTCTTCCGACCGAATCATGCTTGGTATATCGTTGGTTGGATTTGTCAACTGTTTTTAAACATTTAG